GTCGAGCCCTTACATTCCTTGCGCCATTCACGAACCTCTTGAATAGTATGCACAACCTTCATAGTCTGCTCGGATTGATGTGATCTACAGTCGATTGATTATCTTGAAACCATCGACTAAAGGTGAAAATTTCGCTTTTTATAAATTCAATACACAAAACGTAAACAATACGCATTACAAGCTTTTAAATCACAATAAACAGAATAGTTGAGAGTTGAAACCGATGGATCAGGTACGCAATGAGAAGGGCGATGTCCTGGATAGCTTGAATCCGCAAAAGTTCACCTCTCAGATCCCAGTTTCTACAATTGGGAAGCGACGGAATACCACAAATATAGGACTCACTGATATGATTCAGAAGAGTATGGAGAAGAATGCTGCAGCCAACGTTAAGAGGAGACATAGATCTACTGTACTGAGCGAGGAGCCCTCAGCAAGTTTTAGGCTTTCACAGAGGTTCTCATCTTTCCCTCACGCGAATAGCTCCAGCACAACCACCAAGAATAGCCTTTCAAGTAGAGATCCACGTCCTCTAAGGGACAGGAATTTCCAGAATGCGGTGCAGGAGGAGATCTTTGATTACTTGACGCGGAACAAGTTCGATCTTGAAATGAACCACCCGATCTCATTAAAATTCTTAAAATTGCCCACACAAAAAGGCTTCGTGCTGATTTTTAAATGGTTGTATCTGAGGCTGGATCCCGGTTACAACTTTACAAAGTCTATTGAGCATGAAGTATatcagattttgaagaatttgcaATACCCGTATCTGGAGACGATCAACAAGTCACAAATCTCAGCAGTAGGAGGCTCTTCATGGCCAAGGTTCCTAGGAATGTTACATTGGCTTGTCAAGATAAATGTGAAGCTTGATCAGTCTTTACAAGAATTGGATCAAAACCTTTTTAATGACAACACACAAGAGCTGACAATTCTCAATCACCCGTTAGATACTCTAGATGAGCAGGACCAAAAGCAGGAAAAGTATGAGCTAATGGTTGAGAGGTTATTCATCGAATACGTCATGGAATCATACCGGAGTTTCCTTCGATTGGAAGATAATTATGATTCGTATATGGAACAACTAGAAGCTGGTTTCATGAAATTTACGCATATCATTAAGACTGATATAAAACGAATGGGAGACAATAACGATGAAATAATGGTAAGATGCGAGAATAAGGCCAAGAGGAGTAAGAATCTCGCTCTGGCCGTTCAAAAATGcaaggctttgaaaagtgaTCTTaccaaatttcaaaactACGTAAACACCATGGACCATAAAAGTAATGAATGGCCAAAAAAGTTGGAGAAAATGCGTTTTGAATCATCGGCCAAGATGCAGCAAATATCAGATTTAGAGAAAAAAGTGAAGGAATTGCAAGAATCCTTGAAAATTAGAGGTGTTTCTATCGAGCTCATAGACGAAAAGAGCACGCAGAGGGACAACATTGCGAACGAACTAGATCTGGTGACGAGCAAAGTAGATCAATTGGTCGCAGTGTTGAAATcagataaatttgaaaaggATGGCATATTAAGAAATATGATCGAAACTGTACGACAATATAACACAGCGATTGAGAATTTAGTCAGTTTGCGAGCGAAGCTCGGGCACAATGTTGACGAGTCTTTGCTAAAGGTTTCCTTATCAGACGAAGAATTGCAGAAGGAAGATAAAGGAATAGCTTATGAAAGCATATTCTCAAGCAATCATAATACCGCAGAGAAAGCGCAGCAAGAGCTATCCAAATTATACAAGGAGATTCAAGAACGAGTCAAAAACTGTCAAATGGAAAACTCTACAATTGAAGCAAAGGTAGTAGATCTGCAAAGGGAAATTCGCGAAAAGACAAATGCCATTGAAAGATTAGAGTTACAACTCTCGGATGCGAAATCAAACTATGAGCTAAAGCTGCAAGAGAATGAAAGCAGCCTTTTGTCACAGAAaattgagattgaaaagctgGAGAAAAAGATAAGTGACTCTAGCAGGCTCACAAAAGAGAGGCTCGCTGAAGCTGAGCAACTGGTACAGGTGACTAAGATTAAACATGAAGAATTGCTGCTGGACATAAATCGCAAGAGGGTTTCACTGCATGCTCAGGTGATTGAAATAATCGAGTATGCAagcaatttcaaaattaaTATTCAAGCGGTATTAGAGAAAACGGAAGGAAGGATTACTGAACAACTAGAGTCCTTATAGATAAGTAATGGTAATTATAATGAAAGTGTAATAGTTTTGTGAAGCATTACTAGGCAAGCTGCGAATGAAAGCTATACTATTTCATCTCGGATCTGAGTAGGAACTCGACTTCGGCAAGACCGCCTCGATCTTAGGTCAATCAACTTAACTCGATTTTAAATTAATtactttttcaaatttttgtaGTACATTTTCCGAATTAGTGGATGAtgctctttcaaatccttaTTCTTATTAGTGCTGTACTCCATATATGCCATATCTTCACCTCCAGCAAGACCAGCCAGAGAACCTTCACCCCTGACAGCCTTGGACTTTGCCTTCTTATGCGCGTTCACTCCACGTCCAACCGAGTTATCTGCGTCATCTCCAATCTCTATACCTGCAGCTTCCTCGTTCTTCAACAGAACTTCTTGCAGTAATTCCCTGCGTTCTCTTGCGGACGCATATGCTAGATTTGGTAAGTTCTCCATACCATGCAAATGTGTAATGACTTTGAATGCGTAACCTTGATCCACCAAGAATGCCTGTCTCTTGGTAGAATAATACATTTCCTGGGTATCTTTTGAGACTAACGAGTAGAAAAATGCATTAAAACCGTCATCGTTACGTCTTTTAGCTCTTAAAATTCTTCCCAATCTCTGAGCTTCTTGACGACGAGAACCATAATGTGATGATATTTGAATCAAACAGGTTGCCTCAGGCAAATCAATGGATGTGTCACCAACCTTCgataaaaaaattgtatTGATTTGGTCGTTAAATTGgaaattttgcaaaatgttCATACGTTCCTGCTGAGGAGTGGCACCGAAAATGAAAGGCTTACCCAGTTTCAAAGCATACTCTTGTAATGCATAAACGTTATCGGAAAATACGATGATTTTGTCACCTCTTCTTTCATGATACTGAATCAAAAATTGACAAGCTTGAAACTTTGTGGGATTCATGATGTACAGCAAcattctctttcttgcACTCTCTCTGAGGTACTCCTGATAAAATTCAGCCGTCATAGGACACCAAACTTCGGCACATTGAACGTTTGCAATGTGACCCTTTTGCGAAAGCTCCATCCAGTTGGCTTCGTACAGCTTTGGTccaatcaagaaatttaaATCACTGATCTTGTCATCTTCTCTAACTAAAGTAGCCGTTAGCCCCAATTTGGCGTGTGCTGCAATGGTAGTAACAACTCGACGGAACATGGCTGCCGGCACCACATGAACTTCATCTAAAATGATAAAACCCCATTCTCTGCCCGTTAGGAAGTCCATGACCTTTTGAGAGTCATGAGACCTATTTCTGGTGTTAGCCACCATCGAATATGTGGAAACAACCAAACCTGACTCCGTTTGAAACATTTCTTTGTTATCAGAAGTGAAAACAGCAACATTCTCGGGTTGCAATGTACACCATTGTAAGAATTGTTGTCTCCATTGCATGACAGAAACAGATGAGGTACAAAGGACGATAGCCGATTTCTTAATTGTACATGCAGCCGTAATACCGACCAAAGTCTTACCAGCACCACAAGGTAAGACGATGATCCCACTTCTTGCACGACCATTACCGAACATCTTACTCAAcgatttttcttgatatgGTCTAATTTGAGTGGACGGTTTCAAATCGATATCCAAATCAGGATTACGATGATCGTTCCTGAAATCGTATTCTTCCAACACTGGATAATCGATCTCTTGACATCTTTTTTTAACGATTTCCACGGACGCAttggcaatttcaaatGCATGAACTGCATCAAggtcatcttcctcatccagTTCATTATCGCCACCGACAACTGCGCTGAACATGGCTTCAAcatcatttggatttaCATTTTGCTGCGCATTGGTAGTGCCCATCTTTGCCTTCGGCTGCGGCTGTTGTTGGGCCTGATTTGTGTCTAAACGTAGGGTGCCGATGACAGGGTCCTTCAGTAACATCTGTAAGATATCCGCTTGTGTGGTTTCAACAAAATATCTATTGTGTTTGATGACCAATTTCACCTTACCATAAGAGACAGTGGcacttttgatgaaattgatgatggaTGGTGCCACGGGAACCTTTGATAGCCTATCTAGCACAGATATGATATCATCTGTCTCCAGACCGACGGAAACCGCAGCATATAGAGAGTATGCAGTGATTTTGTATTCGTGTATGTGAGATGGTCTACTGATCGGTTCAGCGATAGTAACCAAGAAATCCTGAGCTTGCTCTGCCAAAGGTGAAAAACTCTCTAATATAACTCTACCATCACTTGGTGAGATCCAAATGGGCCTAGCCGCATGGTCTGGACGTAGCTTCAAGTAGCTGAAATCGTGGGACCTGAATAGCCCCGACACTGAATCTGGAACAAAATCAGAAGGCAAATTTCTATTAGTCCCATACAGAAAATTCTCATTCTTTGCTGCTAACTTATTAGCTGTCTCATTATCGCTTTGCTCGtgctttgatttcttggctGGTTTCCTGGGTTTTGGAGGAGCACTTTCCGCTGGTGTAGTAGCTGCAGATTCACCATAGCCATATTCATCATCTCCATCAATGAATCCCTCATCCTCATAGTTTGAACGATTATCATCTGTTGCTGCTGAGTCATCATCAGAGAAGAACGTTTGGTTCATCTCAGGAAAGATCTTTCCTTTGCTTCTCGTCTGGTATCCATCGATGTCAGTCATAGAGGGCTAATCCAACTCGCTAGCTATTTGAACCGATTAATAGATCTAGCCGGTTGTCTCTCAAAGATGAGTGTAGGATCAAGTAGTTTATCAGTTGAATCAACTTATTATCCTTGAACTTACGTACAAAGCGACGAGAGTCAGAAGTATGCATAATACCATACTATAATCAACCCTGGGGATGGACGAGAGTGTGTTGACTAACTACATTGTCGGAGAGTATGCGGTTTGACAGGTGGTACAAATTACAGCTTGATTGGTTGAATTTTGAGCTTTTATCACAGTTTTTTGAGATACAAAAGGATTAAAAATCGCTGAAATACAGCAAAATATGAAACAAAGGTTGACTAGCCTCCCAATGTGCACATTACCACCTTCTTTTTCGCCTTTTCGCTGTATTAATTACTGTCATTTTGGCGACACATTTGCAATCTGGCGCGATCGAAAAGAAACGAGAAAAATTTTTAGTGAAATTcgaagctcatcgctcGAGATTAATTGAATAATGCTTTATTTGAAGGTCAATTGAGAGAGTTGAGGGTCCAATTCTGATCATTGTTGTTGTGCAAGAACGGCTGAGTGAGCGTGAAACAAATATGGGatctaagaagaaaactgaTGTCAAGGCCAAAGATGCCAAACCACCAAAATTGAGTGAGAAAGTCAAGAGTAAGCAAAAGGATGTGAAGGAGGAAGTTTCTACGTCCTCAGGGTCAAGCAGTGACTCAAGCTCAAGTAGCTCTAGTGACTCAAGCAGTTCTAGCGACTCAAGCAGTTCAAGTGACTCAAGCAGCTCTAGTAGTGACGAAGAGGAGGAAAACAAAACTCAGAAGACCGAAGCTAAAAAATCTAGCGACTCAAGCTCAAGCGACTCAAGTGCCAGTAGCTCCAGTAGCTCCAGTAGCTCCAGTAGCTCTAGCAGCTCTAGCGATTCAAGCTCAAGTTCTAGCGATTCTAGCTCTAGCGACTCTGAGTCTAGCTCCAGTAGCTCTAGTTCTGACTCTAGCTCTAGTTCTGATTCCAGCTCCAGCTCCAGTAGCTCTAGTTCTGACTCTAGCTCTAGTTCTGATTCCAGCTCCAGCTCCAGCGACTCAAGTTCGGACTCAGACTCAAGCTCCAGCGACTCAAGCTCTAGTAGCTCCAGCTCCAGCTCCAGTGGTTCAGACTCCGATTCAGACTCAAGTTCTAGTAGTTCCAGCAGCTCTGACAGTGACTCAGACTCCGACAGTGACTCGAGCTCAAGTTCCGATAGCTCTAGTTCGAGCAGTTCAAGCAGTTCAAGCGACTCAGACTCAGAGTCTGACAGCAACTCAACTAGCGAATTAAAGGAGGAACAAAAGGGTAAGAAGAGATCCGCAGAAGATTCCAATGATAAACCAACAAAGAAGTCTAAGACTCAAGAGACAGAGAGTGAAGAGTCATCCAGAACTGAATCGCCTCAACCCATCACAGATAAGATGGCCATTTCTGCCGGTGAAGATGTTGTTAAAGAAGGACAGAGAAAACATTTCTCAAGAATTgagagatcaaaaatctcattcGAGGATTGGGAATTAACAGATAATACGTATAAAGGTGCGGCTGGTAACTGGGGAGAAATCGCCAATGAAAAGTTAGGAAGAGTTAGAGGCAAAGATTTTACAAAGGGTAAaaacaagatgaagagagGCTCATACAGAGGTGGTTCCATCACTCTAACTTCTGGATCATATAAATTCCAGGATTAATTAATAAGCATAAGGTAAAAAATCATGAAAATAGTGGGAGAGTCCGGTGACAGCAATCGCTGCAATCTATCTCACGAATGTAAACAACAATGTATAATAAACAAATGAAATAGACACCAAAACCACCCACATTTAAATTGTCTTATAAGGTGCTGACTAGAATTTCGAAAGCTCTAAAGGACGATCTTGGACTCTCAAATCGCAGTAAAGTGCATACTCATTAGCAAAGCGGCCTCTTCTTTGATCCATGTTGAGATCCATTGTGGAGTCTTTTGGAGGTTGTGATGCGATAAACCTCGAGATATGGCAAAGAATTCTAGCCAAAGTCTCATCTGGCATTTCGATATTCAATAGATGATCACCGTCTGGGATCTTATCTCTTGTGTAATTCGGAATTAATCTTTCTAAAGTCTCTTGATTCTCTTTCGGACaccattttgaaatacCCCCTTCAATACTCACAACCGGTGCTTTCATGAACTTCAATGAGCCCAAAAGCCATTTTGCGCCTGGAAACAAAGTGAGGTAACAAAGCAGATTTTGCCGTTGTTCCATCTTAGTTTTAATTTCTCCTCCAGGGAGATAAATTCTTTCGAAGTCGATGATCCGCGATAAAATCTCTGAATGAACCCTTGGGAAGAAACTACCCTTCCGCATAAACGTAATGTACTCTGATTCACTGTTAAAGTGATCTTTTGTTTTACCACTCAAGGCTTTAAAAAATTTCTTGGGTATGGTTGTATATTCGTTATTCGATCCCTTGGCATTGTACATCAAAGCAACAGGTTCAATAGGCAGGATGAGTTGGAATAAGTTCGGTACCAAGATACCACAACTTAAAGCCTGAAAACCTCCCATCGAATGACCTATGACGACGTTATATGCAGGCACACCATCAAGGAATTCATTTTGAGCCACCTTACATGCGTCCCTAGCTCCATCAACCCAATCGTAATTCACACCAAGCTTATCTGCATTCAATACAGCTGAATCACCGTGAGTAACCTGATCCATCAGTACAATTTTTCCTATGCGCCAATTGAGTCTACAATCAGCAAGGTGGGCCACATAGTACTCCCAAATGCACCTACTCATACCACTGCCATGTAGGAACAACAAATTAACGCGAGGAACTGAGGGACTGGAATCTGCTTCTATCAGTGAATAAACGTCGTAGACCACTTGCAGAACGTCTTTATCTGGAACCAAAGTTGAGTCTCGGAAGGTCCTTGGATGTGCGGCATTGATTATTTTAGACTCTCTCTTGTATTTTGAATTAATCAACTTCTCCATTTTGACCTTATAGCCATCCAGCTCATCATTACTTGTGCATTGAGGTCCATCTTATATACCTCTGTCTTTCTCTTGCTCCTCCACTTTAATTCTCGATGACATCTGTCGGAGTTAGCCCCTTCGCTTGAAAGAAAACCTCGACAATCATAATGGAACCTCACGAAGAAATAACGTCGAACTTCTTGACCAGATAGTCTTATTAGTTCAATATACTCTTCATTAGATTATGATGTATGAAAGTTACAACGAGTTATACGAACATCAAGCGTCTGGTAGGATGCCCTTCGCTACCTCTTCTTAAAgtgtgaaaaattcttgaatcacGAAGAGCACTCCGATGTATTTAGCATTTGAAGCCATCTTTCTCAGCTTTAAAATCAATTTGCGGGTTCACCCTCATCGATCAGGATTCATTCTTTATCGGACTCTACATCTGTCTCTATGTCTGTCTGCTGCTGGTCATAGTGCAATTTAGTATCCTCatgaaaagattcttgGAGTGACTCTGGCGAAGATTCAGATGATTGTTTTTGCATAATCGGTACGGTTACGGGTCGCGTTGGCTTGCCCGATATTATTGTAAGTGGAGGTTGTTGTGAGCTGACCGATGAGCgtgatgatgacgatgtgGATGACATTGATCCGCGCACATTGGGCACTTTTGGCGGTATCGGGAGTGAGAAATCTCGGGTTGACGAACGAGGTCTTTGCGGCGAGGATAGTGACATGAGTGTCTCTATTGCTTCCACTTCAGACGGTTGATCTTTGCCCTTTTCAGTCACgatcttctttggcttgGACCACTGTAAAGGAGAACGGGGTGGTGCCTCCTgtttcattttcttcttgggaCTCGACAGCGCCTTTAAGAACGCTAAATGGGCTGAGTTGACAGTATCGCTTTCTTCTACGGCTGAACTACCGGCTTCATCTGCTGTTTCTTCAGAATCAGTAATAAATTCGTTGTTATACGATGATCCTTTAAGTATAGTCTCTCGAGCAAGTTCAATCTGTCCAGAATCAAAATCGccattttcatcatcttcatcgttcttATGTCTCTTAGCACCGGAACTGAGCTCACTGTCAAGTTCAGGAAGCGTCTTATCCACCCATCCGTTTTGCAACTTTACCATCGCATAATTTAACCTCGCCTTAAGACCGTTCGAAATCTCGCGAATCGGTTTCCCATTGTCCTTATAAGTACCTGGTGActtcaaatttggtgaaGGTGATAGGAAAATCTCTGCGTTTCTCGATTTT
This DNA window, taken from Torulaspora delbrueckii CBS 1146 chromosome 2, complete genome, encodes the following:
- the SSL2 gene encoding TFIIH/NER complex ATPase/helicase subunit SSL2 (similar to Saccharomyces cerevisiae SSL2 (YIL143C); ancestral locus Anc_5.695); amino-acid sequence: MTDIDGYQTRSKGKIFPEMNQTFFSDDDSAATDDNRSNYEDEGFIDGDDEYGYGESAATTPAESAPPKPRKPAKKSKHEQSDNETANKLAAKNENFLYGTNRNLPSDFVPDSVSGLFRSHDFSYLKLRPDHAARPIWISPSDGRVILESFSPLAEQAQDFLVTIAEPISRPSHIHEYKITAYSLYAAVSVGLETDDIISVLDRLSKVPVAPSIINFIKSATVSYGKVKLVIKHNRYFVETTQADILQMLLKDPVIGTLRLDTNQAQQQPQPKAKMGTTNAQQNVNPNDVEAMFSAVVGGDNELDEEDDLDAVHAFEIANASVEIVKKRCQEIDYPVLEEYDFRNDHRNPDLDIDLKPSTQIRPYQEKSLSKMFGNGRARSGIIVLPCGAGKTLVGITAACTIKKSAIVLCTSSVSVMQWRQQFLQWCTLQPENVAVFTSDNKEMFQTESGLVVSTYSMVANTRNRSHDSQKVMDFLTGREWGFIILDEVHVVPAAMFRRVVTTIAAHAKLGLTATLVREDDKISDLNFLIGPKLYEANWMELSQKGHIANVQCAEVWCPMTAEFYQEYLRESARKRMLLYIMNPTKFQACQFLIQYHERRGDKIIVFSDNVYALQEYALKLGKPFIFGATPQQERMNILQNFQFNDQINTIFLSKVGDTSIDLPEATCLIQISSHYGSRRQEAQRLGRILRAKRRNDDGFNAFFYSLVSKDTQEMYYSTKRQAFLVDQGYAFKVITHLHGMENLPNLAYASARERRELLQEVLLKNEEAAGIEIGDDADNSVGRGVNAHKKAKSKAVRGEGSLAGLAGGEDMAYMEYSTNKNKDLKEHHPLIRKMYYKNLKK
- the SRP40 gene encoding Srp40p (similar to Saccharomyces cerevisiae SRP40 (YKR092C); ancestral locus Anc_5.694), whose product is MGSKKKTDVKAKDAKPPKLSEKVKSKQKDVKEEVSTSSGSSSDSSSSSSSDSSSSSDSSSSSDSSSSSSDEEEENKTQKTEAKKSSDSSSSDSSASSSSSSSSSSSSSSSSDSSSSSSDSSSSDSESSSSSSSSDSSSSSDSSSSSSSSSSDSSSSSDSSSSSSDSSSDSDSSSSDSSSSSSSSSSSGSDSDSDSSSSSSSSSDSDSDSDSDSSSSSDSSSSSSSSSSSDSDSESDSNSTSELKEEQKGKKRSAEDSNDKPTKKSKTQETESEESSRTESPQPITDKMAISAGEDVVKEGQRKHFSRIERSKISFEDWELTDNTYKGAAGNWGEIANEKLGRVRGKDFTKGKNKMKRGSYRGGSITLTSGSYKFQD
- the NDC80 gene encoding kinetochore-associated Ndc80 complex subunit NDC80 (similar to Saccharomyces cerevisiae TID3 (YIL144W); ancestral locus Anc_5.696) — encoded protein: MDQVRNEKGDVLDSLNPQKFTSQIPVSTIGKRRNTTNIGLTDMIQKSMEKNAAANVKRRHRSTVLSEEPSASFRLSQRFSSFPHANSSSTTTKNSLSSRDPRPLRDRNFQNAVQEEIFDYLTRNKFDLEMNHPISLKFLKLPTQKGFVLIFKWLYLRLDPGYNFTKSIEHEVYQILKNLQYPYLETINKSQISAVGGSSWPRFLGMLHWLVKINVKLDQSLQELDQNLFNDNTQELTILNHPLDTLDEQDQKQEKYELMVERLFIEYVMESYRSFLRLEDNYDSYMEQLEAGFMKFTHIIKTDIKRMGDNNDEIMVRCENKAKRSKNLALAVQKCKALKSDLTKFQNYVNTMDHKSNEWPKKLEKMRFESSAKMQQISDLEKKVKELQESLKIRGVSIELIDEKSTQRDNIANELDLVTSKVDQLVAVLKSDKFEKDGILRNMIETVRQYNTAIENLVSLRAKLGHNVDESLLKVSLSDEELQKEDKGIAYESIFSSNHNTAEKAQQELSKLYKEIQERVKNCQMENSTIEAKVVDLQREIREKTNAIERLELQLSDAKSNYELKLQENESSLLSQKIEIEKLEKKISDSSRLTKERLAEAEQLVQVTKIKHEELLLDINRKRVSLHAQVIEIIEYASNFKINIQAVLEKTEGRITEQLESL
- the TDEL0B02300 gene encoding Whi5 domain-containing protein (similar to Saccharomyces cerevisiae SRL3 (YKR091W) and WHI5 (YOR083W); ancestral locus Anc_5.692), translating into MDKQEYRKHTSNPYFWSCTSGGLDMVDTGSDEERDTPRRFSKRSSAEYMRATSSPGSGLGQEASSPETPSPPRHGRRSSTSLGFFASPLHRAEGPASRMSQSGMHENAFLVPQSPSVKSRLLPPTTPKSRNAEIFLSPSPNLKSPGTYKDNGKPIREISNGLKARLNYAMVKLQNGWVDKTLPELDSELSSGAKRHKNDEDDENGDFDSGQIELARETILKGSSYNNEFITDSEETADEAGSSAVEESDTVNSAHLAFLKALSSPKKKMKQEAPPRSPLQWSKPKKIVTEKGKDQPSEVEAIETLMSLSSPQRPRSSTRDFSLPIPPKVPNVRGSMSSTSSSSRSSVSSQQPPLTIISGKPTRPVTVPIMQKQSSESSPESLQESFHEDTKLHYDQQQTDIETDVESDKE
- the LPX1 gene encoding triglyceride lipase (similar to Saccharomyces cerevisiae YOR084W; ancestral locus Anc_5.693); this encodes MEKLINSKYKRESKIINAAHPRTFRDSTLVPDKDVLQVVYDVYSLIEADSSPSVPRVNLLFLHGSGMSRCIWEYYVAHLADCRLNWRIGKIVLMDQVTHGDSAVLNADKLGVNYDWVDGARDACKVAQNEFLDGVPAYNVVIGHSMGGFQALSCGILVPNLFQLILPIEPVALMYNAKGSNNEYTTIPKKFFKALSGKTKDHFNSESEYITFMRKGSFFPRVHSEILSRIIDFERIYLPGGEIKTKMEQRQNLLCYLTLFPGAKWLLGSLKFMKAPVVSIEGGISKWCPKENQETLERLIPNYTRDKIPDGDHLLNIEMPDETLARILCHISRFIASQPPKDSTMDLNMDQRRGRFANEYALYCDLRVQDRPLELSKF